In Amphiura filiformis chromosome 2, Afil_fr2py, whole genome shotgun sequence, one DNA window encodes the following:
- the LOC140141503 gene encoding uncharacterized protein — MEYDLYIRVRYCDELSGKVDGFGSIRRPKANNIESNLSKEERKALEDLKKDKDIRILPADKGRLVVVLNTEDYQNKCEKLLSDTNTYKNLGTRDPTNKYKKELISVLQDLENEGGINRVEYRKLYPTTENPPKFYGLPKIHKKDTPLRPIVSSIGTITYNCAKLLADILSPLVGRTSHHVANSQDFADCIKDERVEEDEELRSYDVTALFTSVPVDKALTIIQARLESDNTLSERTRLSATQVTKLLDVCLRCTYFVYNGVFYQQIHGAAMGSPVSPIVCNLYMEDLEQKAIKSAPHPPLWWYRYVDDTHTKLKKQYAQEFTDHLNSLDTDIKFTTEGEEDGTLAFLDTHTVIKEDRSLKIKIYRKPTHTDQYLNFQSNHPVQHKPGVIQTLYHRADCIVTNPVDKEEEKSHINAALENCGYPNWALTELLNQRKTRKTQKKSIVRLTLRQRDKWFCLI, encoded by the exons GATCCATCAGAAG ACCCAAGGCAAATAATATCGAGTCAAACCTTTCAAAAGAGGAGAGAAAAGCACTCGAAGATCTCAAAAAGGATAAAGACATACGTATCCTACCTGCTGACAAAGGCAGGTTAGTTGTTGTGTTAAACACAGAGGATTACCAAAACAAGTGTGAAAAACTGCTCAGTGACACTAACACCTATAAGAACCTTGGTACTAGGGATCCGACCAACAAATATAAAAAGGAACTAATATCTGTTCTTCAAGATTTGGAAAACGAGGGTGGTATAAACCGGGTTGAATACAGAAAACTCTATCCGACCACCGAGAACCCCCCTAAGTTTTATGGTCTTCCCAAAATACATAAGAAAGACACGCCTCTCAGACCAATAGTTAGCAGCATTGGAACTATCACCTACAATTGTGCTAAACTACTCGCGGACATCCTTTCTCCCTTGGTTGGTAGAACGAGTCATCATGTCGCAAATTCTCAGGATTTCGCGGATTGCATTAAGGATGAGCGCGTAGAGGAGGATGAGGAATTACGGTCCTACGATGTTACGGCATTATTCACCTCGGTACCTGTAGACAAAGCACTGACTATTATACAAGCTCGGTTGGAAAGCGATAACACGCTCAGTGAAAGAACTCGCCTATCAGCTACGCAAGTCACTAAGCTTCTGGACGTGTGTTTACGTTGTACTTATTTCGTGTATAATGGAGTGTTCTATCAACAAATCCACGGGGCGGCGATGGGGTCCCCAGTGTCACCAATCGTCTGCAATTTGTACATGGAAGATCTTGAACAAAAAGCAATAAAATCAGCACCCCACCCACCGTTGTGGTggtatcgttatgtggatgataCGCACACGAAATTAAAGAAGCAATATGCCCAGGAGTTCACAGACCATCTCAACTCTTTGGACACTGATATCAAGTTCACGACAGAAGGTGAAGAAGATGGCACCCTCGCGTTTTTAGACACCCACACTGTGATCAAAGAAGACAGGAGCCTTAAGATTAAGATCTACCGTAAGCCCACTCATACGGaccaatatttgaattttcaatctaaTCACCCTGTCCAACACAAACCTGGTGTCATTCAAACTTTATATCACCGGGCTGATTGCATCGTCACAAATCCTGTAGACAAGGAGGAGGAGAAGTCGCACATCAACGCTGCGCTTGAAAATTGCGGCTATCCCAATTGGGCTTTGACAGAGCTGTTAAAccaaagaaagacaagaaagacacAGAAAAAGTCAATCGTGAGACTAACACTGAGACAAAGGGACAAGTGGTTTTGCCTTATATAA